In a genomic window of Suricata suricatta isolate VVHF042 chromosome 12, meerkat_22Aug2017_6uvM2_HiC, whole genome shotgun sequence:
- the EPHX3 gene encoding epoxide hydrolase 3 isoform X2 has protein sequence MPELVVTALLAPSRVTLKLLRALMWSLVFSAALVAAAVYGCVALTHVLCRPRRGCCGRPRRTPPACLSDPTLGEHCFLTLKSSGLRLHYVSAGRGNGPLMLFLHGFPENWFSWRYQLWEFQSRFHVVAVDLRGYGSSDAPRDVDCYTIDLLMADIQDVILGLGYSKCILVAHDWGAVLAWNFSIYYPSLVARMVVVSGAPMSVYQDYSIRHISQFFRSNYMFLFQLPWLPEKLLSMSDFQVQQGEGLGGNVPLEPQELTVPTLLLWGEKDPYLEQGLVGAIASRFVPGRLEAHILPGVGHWIPQSNPEEMHQYMWAFLQDLLD, from the exons ATGCCGGAGCTGGTGGTGACAGCGCTGCTGGCGCCTTCGCGCGTCACTCTGAAGCTGCTGCGCGCCTTAATGTGGAGCCTCGTGTTCTCCGCAGCGCTGGTGGCCGCCGCCGTCTATGGCTGCGTCGCGCTCACCCACGTGCTGTGCCGGCCCCGGCGCGGTTGCTGCGGGCGCCCCCGGCGCACCCCACCCGCCTGCTTGAGCGACCCCACCCTGGGCGAGCACTGCTTCCTGACCCTCAAG AGCTCGGGCCTGCGCCTCCACTATGTCTCCGCTGGACGAGGCAACGGGCCCCTCATGCTGTTTCTGCACGGCTTCCCGGAGAACTG GTTCTCCTGGCGCTACCAGCTTTGGGAGTTCCAGAGCCGGTTCCACGTGGTGGCCGTGGACCTGCGGGGATACGGCTCCTCAGATGCACCTCGGGATGTTGACTGTTACACCATCGACCTGCTGATGGCAGATATCCAGGACGTCATTCTGGGCCTGG GTTACTCCAAGTGCATCCTGGTGGCCCATGACTGGGGCGCAGTCCTTGCCTGGAACTTCTCCATCTACTACCCATCCCTGGTGGCACGAATGGTAGTTGTCAGCGGTGCCCCCATGTCTGTGTACCAAG ACTACTCTATACGCCACATCAGCCAGTTCTTCCGTTCCAACTACATGTTCCTGTTCCAGCTTCCATGGCTGCCTGAGAAGTTACTGTCCATGTCTGACTTCCAGGTGCAGCAGGGCGAAGGCCTAGGAGG GAACGTCCCCCTGGAGCCCCAGGAACTGACCGTGCCCACGCTGCTGCTGTGGGGAGAGAAGGACCCCTACTTAGAGCAGGGGCTGGTGGGAGCCATCGCCAGTCGCTTTGTGCCCGGCCGGCTGGAGGCCCACATCCTGCCGGGCGTGGGGCACTGGATCCCGCAGAGCAACCCCGAGGAGATGCACCAGTACATGTGGGCCTTCTTGCAAGACCTGCTGGACTAG
- the EPHX3 gene encoding epoxide hydrolase 3 isoform X1, whose protein sequence is MPELVVTALLAPSRVTLKLLRALMWSLVFSAALVAAAVYGCVALTHVLCRPRRGCCGRPRRTPPACLSDPTLGEHCFLTLKSSGLRLHYVSAGRGNGPLMLFLHGFPENWFSWRYQLWEFQSRFHVVAVDLRGYGSSDAPRDVDCYTIDLLMADIQDVILGLGYSKCILVAHDWGAVLAWNFSIYYPSLVARMVVVSGAPMSVYQDYSIRHISQFFRSNYMFLFQLPWLPEKLLSMSDFQILKTVLTHRKSGISHLTPSELEAFLYDFSQPGGLTGSLNYYRNLFRNVPLEPQELTVPTLLLWGEKDPYLEQGLVGAIASRFVPGRLEAHILPGVGHWIPQSNPEEMHQYMWAFLQDLLD, encoded by the exons ATGCCGGAGCTGGTGGTGACAGCGCTGCTGGCGCCTTCGCGCGTCACTCTGAAGCTGCTGCGCGCCTTAATGTGGAGCCTCGTGTTCTCCGCAGCGCTGGTGGCCGCCGCCGTCTATGGCTGCGTCGCGCTCACCCACGTGCTGTGCCGGCCCCGGCGCGGTTGCTGCGGGCGCCCCCGGCGCACCCCACCCGCCTGCTTGAGCGACCCCACCCTGGGCGAGCACTGCTTCCTGACCCTCAAG AGCTCGGGCCTGCGCCTCCACTATGTCTCCGCTGGACGAGGCAACGGGCCCCTCATGCTGTTTCTGCACGGCTTCCCGGAGAACTG GTTCTCCTGGCGCTACCAGCTTTGGGAGTTCCAGAGCCGGTTCCACGTGGTGGCCGTGGACCTGCGGGGATACGGCTCCTCAGATGCACCTCGGGATGTTGACTGTTACACCATCGACCTGCTGATGGCAGATATCCAGGACGTCATTCTGGGCCTGG GTTACTCCAAGTGCATCCTGGTGGCCCATGACTGGGGCGCAGTCCTTGCCTGGAACTTCTCCATCTACTACCCATCCCTGGTGGCACGAATGGTAGTTGTCAGCGGTGCCCCCATGTCTGTGTACCAAG ACTACTCTATACGCCACATCAGCCAGTTCTTCCGTTCCAACTACATGTTCCTGTTCCAGCTTCCATGGCTGCCTGAGAAGTTACTGTCCATGTCTGACTTCCAG ATCCTGAAGACCGTCCTCACACACCGCAAATCAGGCATCTCACACTTAACCCCCAGCGAGCTCGAGGCCTTCCTTTACGACTTCTCACAGCCCGGTGGCCTCACTGGGTCCCTCAACTATTACCGAAACCTCTTCAG GAACGTCCCCCTGGAGCCCCAGGAACTGACCGTGCCCACGCTGCTGCTGTGGGGAGAGAAGGACCCCTACTTAGAGCAGGGGCTGGTGGGAGCCATCGCCAGTCGCTTTGTGCCCGGCCGGCTGGAGGCCCACATCCTGCCGGGCGTGGGGCACTGGATCCCGCAGAGCAACCCCGAGGAGATGCACCAGTACATGTGGGCCTTCTTGCAAGACCTGCTGGACTAG